One Myxococcaceae bacterium JPH2 genomic window, CATCGCTCGCGGCGGCACGACGGCACCTATCGCTGGTTCCTCGCGCGGGGCCGGCCCCTCAAGGACGAACGTGGGCGTGTCCTCAAGTGGCTCGGCACCAGCACGGACATCCACGACATGAAGATGGCGCAAGAGGAGGCGCGGCGGCGCGCGGGCTTCGAGCAGCAGCTCATTGGCATCGTGAGCCACGACCTGCGCAACCCCATCAGCGCCATCCTGCTGGCGACCACCGCGTTGACTCGCCACTCGGAGGCCCTGGATGAGCGGACGCTCAAGGGGCTCTTGCGCATCCAGGCCATCGCCGAGCGCGCCACGCGCATGGTGCGCGACCTGCTGGACTTCACCCAGGCGCGGCTCGGTGGCGGACTCGGCGTGCGCAAGGCCCGGCTCGACCTGGCGGTCCTCGCGCGGCAAGTGGTGGACGAGGTCAAGGCCACCCACGTGGACCGGGACGTCCACCTGGCCATCCAGGGCGAGACACGCGGCGCATGGGACGCGGACCGACTCGCGCAGGCGCTCATCAACCTCATCACCAACGCGCTCCGCCATGGGTCCTCGACCGCGCCCGTCATCGTCACCGTGCGCGGGAATGGGCAAGCCGTGAGCGTGGGCATCCACAACGAGGGGCCCCCCATCCCGGCGGAGCACGTGAGCCGCCTCTTCCAGCCGTTCCAGCGCGGGGCGCCGGATGCGGACTCCGCGGGGCGCAGCGTGGGGCTGGGGCTCTACATCGTGGACCAGATCGTGCGGGCCCATGGCGGCACCGTCGACGTGCGCTCCACCCGAGAGAAAGGCACCACCTTCACGGTGCACCTGCCGAGAAACCTGGGCTGAATGACGCGCGCGCCAGCGCTATGGTCCCCGCCGATGCGCACCGCGCTCCTCCTCAGCCTGCTCCTGGCCCCCGCGTCCTTCGCCGCACCTCGCAAGGTGGCCGTGCTGCCCATCCAAGCGCTCTCGGGTGATGTCCCCACGCGCGCGGGCCCTCGCGTGACCGCGCGGCTCGCCTCGGAGGTGCGCGCCGTGGAGGGACTGTCGCTCTCCGAGCCTCCCGCGACACCGGCGCCCTCCGACGCGCTCACCCGCGCCCGCGCCGCCATGCGACAAGCCACCGAGGCGCGCGAGGCCCATGACTTCCCTCGCGCGGAGGCCGCGCTCACCGAGGCCCGAGACGCCTACGCCGCCGGGGCCTCGGGCCTCACGGATCCGGGTGAAGTGGCGGACGCCTACGCCCTGAGCGCCGCCGTCCGCTACGCCACGGGCCAGGACGACGAGGCCGAGCGGCTGCTCACCCACGCCCTCACCTTGGCCCCGGGACGGACGCCGCCGCTGGCCGCGACCTCGCCCTTGTTCGCGCGGACCGTCGAGCGCACGCGCGCGGCCCTCCAGGCTCGGCCCCCCGGTGTCGTGAGCGCGGCATCCATCCCTCCGGGCGTTCCGCTCTCGCTCGACGGTCGGCCCGTGGGCGTCACGCCCCTGCGCATCACCGAGGTGCCTCCTGGCGCGCACCTGTGGCAGGCCCGGCTCCCCTCGGGCGAGGTCGCCGGCGGCGTGGTGGTGGTCGCGCCCGGGAGCGAGACGCGGGTGGACATCGCGCCCACCGCGAGCACGGGACCGGACTCCGTGCTCGCCAGGGCCCTCGCGGGCAACACGCTGGATGCGGCCTCGCTCGAAGCGGCGACCACGTTGGGGCGCGCGGCGGGGGCGGACCTCATCGTGCTGGGCGCCGTGTCGCGCGCGGGCGGCGGGCTCGCCTTGGATGCGTTCGTGTTCGCGCCCGGTGACGCGGCTCCGCGCCGGCTGCCGCGACTGGCGCTGGACAATGAACTGCTCGACTCGGGCGAGCCGCTGCGCCAACTCGTCGCCACGCTCGTGTCGCGAGAGCTGGCGGAGGCCACACCCGTGACGCTGCCCGCGTTGGCATCCCGTGAGCCGTTGCCCACGCCGCGCGCCACGCTGGCCCCCTACCCCACGGGCGAGGCCCCGGCCCGTCCGGTGGACCGCTCGCAGACAGCGCCGATCCGACGCCCGTTGGTCAAGCCATGAGCGGCGCGCGGGGACGCTTCGCGCCCAGCCCCACGGGGCGCATGCACCTGGGCAACATCCGCAGCGCACTGCTCGGCTGGCTCCAGGCGCGGGCGGCGGGCGGCGCGTTCCTCCTGCGCATCGAGGACCTGGACCGCGCGCGCTGCAAGCCCGCGCATGTGGACGCGCTGAAGGAGGACCTCGGTTGGCTGGGCTTGGACTGGGATGAGCCCCCGCTCATCCAGAGCGAGCGCGACGCGGAGTATCGCGAGGCCCAGGCGCGACTGGAACGCGCGGGGCTCGTGTATCCGTGCTTCTGCACGCGCGCGGAGATCGCCCGCGCCGCCAGCGCGCCTCACGGATTGACGGACGAAGGCCCGCGCTATCCCGGCACCTGCGCGCACCTCACCGCGGAGCAGGTGTCCGAGCGCTCCCGCACGCGAGCGCCCGCCTACCGATTCCGAGCGCAGCCCGGCGAGGTGCGCTTCGTGGATGGGCTCCTCGGCCCCACCACGCAGGACGTGGAGGCCTTGGTGGGGGACTTCGTCATCCGGCGCAACGATGGCGTGGCCAGCTACCAGCTCGCGGTCGTGGTGGACGACGCGGCCAGCCGCATCACGCACGTGCTGCGCGGCGACGACCTGCTGACGTCCACGCCCCGCCAACTCCAGCTCTACGCGGCGCTGGGGTTGAGCGCTCCCGACTTCCTCCATGTGCCCTTGGTGCTGGGTGAGGACGGCAAGCGTCTGGCCAAGCGGGAGGGCGCGTTCGCGCTCGCGGAGCTGCGGGAGCGGGGGGTCGCGCCCGAGCGAGTGCTCGGGTTGCTCGCCTCCTGGAGTGGCCTGGGGGATGGCGCTCCGGTTCACCTCGACGAGCTGGTGCGCCGCTTCCGAGTCGAGTCGCTGCCACGCGAGCCCGTGGTGGCGCGCGAGGCCACGCTGCGCGAGGCGCTGGGCCTGGGCTGAGCCTGACGCCCCGCGCTCCGAGGAAGCATCCAGGCCCTGCGTACCGTGCCGTAGCGAACACGCGTCCCATGTTTGCCGCGGATGCGGGCGCGCCGTCGGCAGGCGAGCGCGCTCCCTCATCAGTGGGAGCAAGCAGCCATGGCAGCCATCGTAGAGACAGAGAAGACCGGCTTCATCCCCGCCACACCCGGCACGCCGTACAAGCTGAGCTGGGGGGCCATCCTGGGAGGCGCCTTCGTCGCGCTCGGGATGTGGATCCTCCTGTACTCGCTGGGGCTCGCCCTGGGGCTCTCGTCAGTGGACCCCAACAATCCGGGCAGCGCGCGCGCCGCGGGCATCGGCACGGGCATCTGGAGCCTGCTGGCGCCGCTCATCGCGCTGTTCGTCGGCGGCATGGTGGCCTCGCGCACCGCGGGCGTGGTGGACAAGGCAGGCGGCGCGCTCCACGGCGCGGTGCTGTGGGGGCTGACGACGCTGGCGGGCGCGGTGCTCATGGGGGCGGTGCTCTCATCGCTGCTGGGCGCCGTGTTCAGCGTGGGAAAGACGGCGGTGGGTGCGACGGGCGCGGCCGTGGTGGGCGTCGCGAGCCAGGGAGGACAGGCCGCCCAGGCGTTCGGCTTGAATGCCAATGACGCCATCGCCCCGCTCAACCAGCGGCTGCGCGAAGCGGGCAAGCCCACCGTCACCGCCGAGCAGCTCCAGGCGGCCACGCGCGACGTGGTGGGCGACGCGGTGCGAGCGGGCCATCTGGACCGGGAGATGCTCGTCACGTCCATCGCGCAGAAGACGAACCTCTCGCGCGCGGACGCGGAGGACGTCGCCAACCGCGTGGAGGACCAGTTCAATGTGGCCCAGGGCAAGGCGCAGCAAGTGGGTCAGCAGGTGCAGCACGGCGCCCTGAAGGCAGCGGACCAGACGGGGCACGTCTTCTGGGGCGTGTTCTTCGCGCTGCTGCTCGGGCTCGTGTCAGCGGTGCTGGGCGCCACCTTGGGCGTCAGCAAGCGGCAGCGGATCCGCGCCGAGGGCGTCCTCACCGCGACCTCGCGCCGCGAAGTCTACCCCTGAGGGCGACGGCGACAGCCCGACACCGGGGATCCGCTCGCCATGTTGAGCCCTCCGCGACGGAGCGCTGGGATATCCTCCCGCGGTCGTCACGGAGGGACACCGGGGCCATGAGGCGCCGCGAGGACACGTCCCCTCCGTCTCGCAGGGGTGGATTCTCGTGAGCCGAAACGCCGTGCTGTCGTCGCTCGTCCTCGCCGCGCTGGCCCTGGGCGGGTGCAGCTTCATGAAGACGGACGTCCTTCTCGACACCCTCAACAAACCCACCCCACCCGACCCCTCCTCGCCGCCCGCGCGCGTGACGCCCGTCGAGCGCGTGGCGTCCCTCACCCGCGCACAGCTCGTGGACGCCTATGTCGATCCGCACGCCGTGGCCGGCTGGATGACGGGGCTGGGCAACGCGCCCGCCATCGTGCTGGACATGACGCAGTGCCTGCTCGACCGGGCCGGCGGCAACAGCGGCGGCTGCTACGAGGACACCACGCACCCTGGCTTCATCGATCGCGCCGTGAAGGCCTCCGCGTGGGGAATCCCGCGAGCCCCCGCGTCGGTGAACGCGAACACGCCGGACCCGGTGGAGGTGGATGCCCAGCGCTTCCTCTCCAACGCGATGACCCTGGCGCCCTCGCTCATGGTGCTCCAGCAGTCACTGGCCCAGTCGCTCACGCGTGACGAGCTGGCCACGGGCATCAAGCTGGGCGCCGCCTCCGCCGCTCGCTACGTGGAGGCCCGAAGCTGGCACCGGATGCTGCAGCGTCCCTCCAACGCCCTCGTGCTGAGCGGCGGCGGAGCCAACGGCGCGTTCTCGGCGGGGGCCGTGTGGCGGCTCCTGGGCATCCTCCAGCAGTGTCGCGGCAAGCCCGCGCCGGAGGGCTGCGCAGACGCGCGCATCGACCTGGCGGCGGGCACCAGCACGGGCGCGCTCATCAGCACCATGGTGGACCTGTTCCACACGCCGGGCCAGGAGCAGGCCGCGCGCGACCTGCTGGTCAGCAACTACACGTGCACGGTGGAGTCGGACCTGTACTGCGTGAACTCGACGTGGCTGTGGAACCTGGCCAAGAACACGCGGGGGCTCGTGCGCTTCGACGGCGT contains:
- the gluQRS gene encoding tRNA glutamyl-Q(34) synthetase GluQRS; the protein is MSGARGRFAPSPTGRMHLGNIRSALLGWLQARAAGGAFLLRIEDLDRARCKPAHVDALKEDLGWLGLDWDEPPLIQSERDAEYREAQARLERAGLVYPCFCTRAEIARAASAPHGLTDEGPRYPGTCAHLTAEQVSERSRTRAPAYRFRAQPGEVRFVDGLLGPTTQDVEALVGDFVIRRNDGVASYQLAVVVDDAASRITHVLRGDDLLTSTPRQLQLYAALGLSAPDFLHVPLVLGEDGKRLAKREGAFALAELRERGVAPERVLGLLASWSGLGDGAPVHLDELVRRFRVESLPREPVVAREATLREALGLG